The following proteins are encoded in a genomic region of Gossypium hirsutum isolate 1008001.06 chromosome D05, Gossypium_hirsutum_v2.1, whole genome shotgun sequence:
- the LOC121217217 gene encoding senescence-specific cysteine protease SAG12-like, translating to MVPKKDEEALLKAVANQPVSVALEGHGRDFQFYNGGVFTGDCGNPLTHAVTIVGYRTSKKGLNYWLIKNSWGQRWGENGYMKIQRNVERQGGLCGIAMKASYPTA from the coding sequence ATGGTACCGAAAAAAGACGAAGAAGCATTGCTTAAGGCCGTCGCGAATCAACCAGTCTCAGTTGCACTTGAAGGCCATGGACGAGACTTTCAGTTTTACAATGGTGGAGTGTTTACAGGAGATTGTGGAAATCCTCTCACCCATGCAGTCACCATTGTTGGATATCGGACAAGTAAAAAAGGTTTAAACTATTGGCTGATTAAGAATTCATGGGGACAAAGATGGGGTGAAAATGGGTATATGAAGATTCAAAGGAATGTGGAAAGGCAAGGTGGCTTATGTGGTATCGCCATGAAAGCTTCGTATCCAACTGCATAA
- the LOC107902414 gene encoding senescence-specific cysteine protease SAG39-like codes for MVDFSRKYESKLEKEKRLNIFKGNLEYIESFKNGGNGSFKLGLNEFADMTHDEFIATHTGYKMQNNPTWLESTSFMYENYSNAPKSFDWRDQNAVTPIKNQGKCGCCWAFSAVAAVEGLIKITTGKLIPLSKQQLLDCSRNGGKQGCKGGWIMNAFDYISQNQ; via the exons ATGGTTGATTTCAGTCGAAAATATGAGAGCAAATTAGAGAAGGAGAAGCGTCTTAATATATTCAAAGGCAACTTGGAATATATTGAGAGCTTCAAAAATGGCGGAAATGGGAGTTTTAAGTTAGGCCTCAATGAATTTGCAGACATGACACACGATGAATTCATTGCAACTCACACTGGATACAAGATGCAGAACAATCCCACATGGTTGGAATCAACATCGTTTATGTATGAAAACTACTCAAACGCTCCGAAAAGCTTCGATTGGAGGGACCAAAATGCCGTTACTCCTATTAAGAATCAGGGTAAATGTG GATGTTGTTGGGCATTTTCAGCAGTGGCAGCCGTTGAAGGGTTAATCAAAATCACAACTGGTAAATTAATCCCATTATCTAAGCAACAACTGTTGGATTGCAGCAGAAATGGAGGAAAGCAAGGTTGCAAAGGAGGATGGATAATGAATGCTTTCGATTACATTAGCCAAAACCAATGA